DNA sequence from the Paenibacillus physcomitrellae genome:
GAGATGCGGCTGGACTAAATTTGTGGGAAGAGATCCCGTCGTTTTTGAGGGAGGGACTACAGACGAAGCTCCGTTCTTTTAATAATCAATTCCCTGAACAACAAGTTATTGAGTGTGACGTCGTGGACCCTTTAAATCGTGAAAACTATAAAGTAAAACTTTATTTATCCGGGCGGGATATTATTCTTCAGATCTGTGAAGCAAGTTCTGAACAAGTGATAGAGCGGAAAATTCTCGAAAATCATGAACAGTTGCTGATTCTGCAAGAGGCTGCTCACCACATTATTTATCAAGAAGAACCTAAAGCACTGCTGGACAGCTTGTTTTCGGAGTTATCAGATTACTTGAATCTGGAGGTTTACTTTAACTATATTTTAGACCAAGAGACACAACATATAAGATTAATGAATTATTCCGGAATTGATGAGGAGACGGCTGAAGAACTGGAATGGCTGAAGCTTGGAGAAGCGGTTTGCGGTAAAGTTGCAGAAAGTAAACAGAAATTAATTATCGAGAACATTCAGCAGTCCTCTGACCCGGCCGTTTCTATCGTGAAAAAGTTTGGCATAGAGGTTTATGCCTGCCATCCTTTGTTGTTTTACGGCAGGCTGATAGGAACCCTGTCATTTGGAACTTCGAAGAGAACCTCATTTTCTGCAAAAGAACTTGAACTGTTGGAAACGGTAAGTAATCAGGTGGCGGCTGCTTTTGAGCGGACTTTTTTGATTTCCGAGCTTCGAAATAAGAACCAGGAACTGGAACAAAACTATAATAAGTTATTACGCAATGAAAAGAAATATAAAAACATATTTGACGGGGCAATGGATGGCATACTCCTTATGGATCAAACTGGTTTGGTTCTGGATGCTAATTATTCGGCTTGTACCATTTTAGATTTGACATATAACGAGTTGGTGAGTCAGCCTTATCAGTCCGTAATAGACATCCTTCGTTTGGATACTACTAATGGTGAGGTATGGGTGCGTCAGAAGAAAGGTACTCCGCAGAGTCCAGGCAAGCTGCTGGAATACTCCATAAATAATGATCACGGTTTTCCTGGAGTCATGCTTTTTATTTTTAGAGATACAACAACTAAACGAATGATGATTAACACTTTGTCCGAGGCCAAAGAATTGGCGGAGAAGACAAGCCGGTCAAAGTCGGAGTTTTTGGCTATGATGAGTCACCAGCTTCGTACACCGTTGAATACTATGCTTGGTTATATTCAGATACTGGCTGAAGATGATACTAATCCGCTTAACAATATTCAGAATGCAAGAGTTACAAAAATGCTGGATTCGTGCAACCGACTGATTCGTCTAACCAATGAAATTTTAGATCACTTAAACTTAGAAAATGGAACACAAACCTTAAAGCTAGAATGTGTGAATTTGGATAATAGCTTGGAGGAAGCCATACAAGGGATACAATCAGTTGCATCTGAGAAGTCCATTCAAATTAAGGTTGAGGAGAAGAGCGGCTCTGATCGACAGCTATTTGTTGAAGCTGATGCTTTTCGTGTAAAGCAGATCTTAATCAATATTTTGAATAATGCTGTAAAGTACAGTCCTGCCGAAGGGAACGTTGAGATCTGCCATAAAGTTGTTGGCGATTTTGTAAGAATTACAGTTAAAGATTACGGAATCGGCATATCCGAAGAATATCATAAGGCTATTTTTGAACCCTTCTTCAGGATTTATGATCCATATTTTAATATTGAAGGTACCGGTATTGGATTGACACTGGTTAAAAATTTCGTGATTCTCATGGGTGGAAAAGTAGGAGTTCGAAGTCAGCCGCATCAAGGCAGTCAATTTTGGTTTACACTTCGCTTAAAAAAAGAAACTCTTAAGCATTAAGCTTAAGAGTTTCTTTTACTAGAGAGAAATATTTAAAATATTTAATTTATTTTGCAGCTCGTTTAATTTCAACTTGGACACATGAGCATATTTAGTGGAGTTGTTAAAGTAAGCCAAGTAGGTTTGGCTTTTCGCAACAATGCTTGAGAGCATAGTAAGATTGATAATAAAGGAACGATGTGAGAGGAAAAAGAGATGATTAGGAAGAACGCTGCTTAATTTTTCGATGGTATCGTTCGTTATATACTCATGGTTAATAGTAATAATACTGCATTTTTTCCCTGTTTTTTCAATGAAAATAATATCCTTTATCGGAACATAAAATATAGCCT
Encoded proteins:
- a CDS encoding GAF domain-containing sensor histidine kinase, with protein sequence MNIFNNNLTIPYGLLEELPDPLLVFDQDFRILFTNEAGKKWVKSLGDAAGLNLWEEIPSFLREGLQTKLRSFNNQFPEQQVIECDVVDPLNRENYKVKLYLSGRDIILQICEASSEQVIERKILENHEQLLILQEAAHHIIYQEEPKALLDSLFSELSDYLNLEVYFNYILDQETQHIRLMNYSGIDEETAEELEWLKLGEAVCGKVAESKQKLIIENIQQSSDPAVSIVKKFGIEVYACHPLLFYGRLIGTLSFGTSKRTSFSAKELELLETVSNQVAAAFERTFLISELRNKNQELEQNYNKLLRNEKKYKNIFDGAMDGILLMDQTGLVLDANYSACTILDLTYNELVSQPYQSVIDILRLDTTNGEVWVRQKKGTPQSPGKLLEYSINNDHGFPGVMLFIFRDTTTKRMMINTLSEAKELAEKTSRSKSEFLAMMSHQLRTPLNTMLGYIQILAEDDTNPLNNIQNARVTKMLDSCNRLIRLTNEILDHLNLENGTQTLKLECVNLDNSLEEAIQGIQSVASEKSIQIKVEEKSGSDRQLFVEADAFRVKQILINILNNAVKYSPAEGNVEICHKVVGDFVRITVKDYGIGISEEYHKAIFEPFFRIYDPYFNIEGTGIGLTLVKNFVILMGGKVGVRSQPHQGSQFWFTLRLKKETLKH